From a single Acetonema longum DSM 6540 genomic region:
- a CDS encoding Crp/Fnr family transcriptional regulator, which produces MLTNPIQDFYSPWIYAQNKLWESVLELGKKHLYEKGSIILGGGKPVDYLYYLHAGCIKFSKLTADGDEKIIWYIDKENIFGAAPFFDRRPIREMCNMLTALEDCEVYTFTRECFSKEIVVKHPELLENLIQSMAYKIFLGLNRGGDLSSLPSRICKVLHYVIERETEEGLSGKKVRSKGINQQELADILGVHRVTLNNAISQLKREGVIEHMSKRSLVINDIERFRAYVQERKLSE; this is translated from the coding sequence GTGCTGACAAATCCGATACAAGATTTTTATTCGCCATGGATTTATGCGCAAAATAAACTCTGGGAATCCGTGCTGGAGCTAGGAAAAAAACATCTTTATGAAAAGGGAAGCATAATTTTGGGCGGTGGCAAACCGGTTGATTATTTGTATTACTTGCATGCTGGGTGTATAAAGTTTTCCAAACTTACTGCCGATGGCGACGAAAAAATTATATGGTATATTGACAAAGAAAATATTTTTGGTGCAGCGCCTTTTTTTGACCGGCGGCCTATACGAGAGATGTGTAATATGTTGACGGCATTGGAAGATTGTGAAGTGTATACTTTTACGCGGGAATGCTTTAGTAAGGAGATTGTCGTTAAGCATCCGGAATTATTGGAGAATTTAATTCAAAGTATGGCGTATAAGATTTTTCTGGGGCTAAACCGCGGCGGAGACTTGTCTTCGTTACCAAGCCGAATTTGTAAGGTGCTGCATTACGTAATTGAAAGAGAAACAGAAGAGGGGCTTAGCGGTAAAAAAGTACGTTCAAAAGGAATCAATCAGCAGGAATTGGCTGATATTTTGGGAGTGCATAGGGTTACTCTGAACAATGCAATCTCTCAACTCAAGCGGGAAGGCGTAATCGAACATATGAGTAAACGGAGTCTGGTAATTAACGATATCGAGCGATTTCGCGCCTATGTGCAAGAACGAAAACTGTCTGAATGA